The Coffea eugenioides isolate CCC68of chromosome 8, Ceug_1.0, whole genome shotgun sequence genome has a segment encoding these proteins:
- the LOC113780034 gene encoding zinc finger MYM-type protein 1-like, with the protein MKAEYRTHLLASIDCARFLQHQGLAFHGHDESDIFENQGNFLELLHFLAGHNDDIKKVVLENAPKNLKLIAPDIQKDISNALASETTSIIVNAIGHRLFAILCDESRDASTKEQLTIVIRYMDSHGYVIEYFLGILHVRDTTALSLKKAIDVLFSKHGLSMSQIHGQGYDGASNMRGEYNGLKTLIMKENGFAFYIHCFCTSASAKKHVQVVQVSSMYNTLSTLVHVLEGLSQRQEILRVQRLKKVVDDLMTGELVSGRGLNQETSLQRTCDTRWMSILAFEFNFIPGFPDLPKNFHC; encoded by the coding sequence ATGAAGGCTGAGTATCGGACTCATTTATTAGCTTCAATAGATTGTGCTAGATTTCTCCAACACCAAGGTTTGGCATTTCATGGTCATGATGAATCTGATATCTTTGAAAATCAGggaaattttcttgaacttttgcACTTCCTTGCAGGTCATAATGATGATATAAAAAAGGTTGTTCTTGAAAATGCCCCTAAAAATCTCAAACTCATTGCTCCAGATATTCAAAAGGATATTTCAAATGCTTTGGCAAGTGAGACTACAAGTATTATTGTAAATGCCATTGGACACAGATTGTTTGCTATTTTATGTGATGAATCTCGTGATGCATCAACAAAGGAGCAATTAACAATTGTTATACGTTACATGGATTCACATGGATATGTGATTGAGTATTTTCTTGGCATTCTACATGTAAGAGATACTACTGCTCTTTCACTTAAGAAAGCAATTGATGTTTTATTTTCAAAGCATGGTTTGAGCATGTCACAAATCCATGGTCAAGGTTATGATGGTGCTAGTAACATGCGAGGTGAATATAAtggtttaaaaactttgatCATGAAGGAAAATGGTTTTGCATTTTATATTCATTGTTTTTGCACATCAGCTTCTGCAAAGAAACATGTCCAAGTCGTCCAAGTCTCTTCTATGTATAATACACTGTCTACCTTAGTGCATGTTCTTGAAGGTTTATCTCAAAGACAAGAAATTCTTAGAGTACAACGACTTAAGAAAGTCGTTGACGATCTAATGACTGGAGAACTTGTGAGTGGTCGGGGCTTAAATCAAGAAACTAGCCTTCAAAGAACTTGTGATACACGTTGGATGTCTATTCTTGCCTTCGAATTCAACTTCATTCCTGGCTTTCCAGATCTGCCAAAGAATTTCCACTGTTAA